A region from the Vicia villosa cultivar HV-30 ecotype Madison, WI linkage group LG3, Vvil1.0, whole genome shotgun sequence genome encodes:
- the LOC131657928 gene encoding uncharacterized protein LOC131657928 — MNGTNGILNSLPTLDGKNWIRWKKQMQSLFGFDETLEVVTCGIPMLGADATEARKTSHNEVKKKDCKAAYCIQTAVDSANFDRISYAESTKEAWDILVKYYEGGEKFKVVKLQTLCRQYELLSMGEDEKVAEYVSKVQKLVHLMKGCGETLTDKMIVENVMRTLNSHFDHVIVAIQESNKVEDLKLEDLVGLLEAHEIRIVERKGVHDSIRALQAQSSKKNGGSNKFKGKFKKNQGKKPWSNPHKQKDEDRTSESSKVGGGNFRKDKEDKKGKGVQCYNCEK; from the coding sequence ATGAATGGTACTAATGGCATTCTGAATTCTCTTCCAACTCTTGACGGCAAGAATTGGATCCGATGGAAGAAACAGATGCAATCTTTATTTGGCTTCGATGAAACCCTAGAAGTGGTTACATGCGGCATACCTATGTTGGGTGCAGATGCAACCGAAGCACGGAAAACATCTCACAACGAAGTCAAGAAGAAAGATTGCAAGGCTGCGTATTGCATTCAAACGGCGGTAGATTCAGCGAATTTCGACAGGATTTCTTATGCTGAATCGACGAAGGAGGCATGGGATATTCTGGTGAAgtattatgaaggaggtgagaaaTTCAAGGTTGTCAAGTTACAGACCTTGTGTCGACAATATGAATTATTGTCGATGGGAGAAGACGAAAAGGTTGCAGAGTATGTGTCGAAGGTACAGAAACTCGTCCATCTCATGAAAGGTTGTGGTGAAACCCTAACCgataagatgatagttgagaaTGTAATGCGTACGTTGAACTCTCACTTTGATCACGTTAtcgtagctattcaagaatccaacaaAGTAGAAGACCTAAAATTGGAGGATTTGGTTGGTTTGTTGGAGgcgcatgagattaggattgttGAAAGGAAAGGAGTTCATGATTCGATACGGGCACTGCAAGCTCAGTCATCGAAAAagaatggtggttccaacaaattcaaaggaaaattcaaaaagaatcagGGAAAGAAGCCTTGGTCGAACCCCCACAAGCAGAAGGATGAAGATAGGACTTCTGAATCATCGAAAGTGGGAGGAGGAAACTTTCGaaaggacaaagaagataaaaaaggTAAAGGTGTGCAGTGCTATAACTGTGAAAAGTGA
- the LOC131657929 gene encoding uncharacterized protein LOC131657929 gives MAPPQYIINAHVFGETYDNEEVGFLFRNTEVKRFCLSRKANFSYFKGRLETKLAMGGVSQIFYQYRFLRGDNPVKSIQVEIKDDEDMQNMFANHEYSGYECIELYVTLPEVQPTQMVESQVIDALGDEQAEVDVVDEEEEAPEIEVDNLVNEESEDEPEVVVPRDQVHMPPVHMRNLNFDGDDEPSTDIFYDPYTQTDQRLKVGDRFRSKEACIMAIKRFHMANNVDFRVDRANVERYKIYCRNTDCGFRLHASYRKRSDSWVIGYISQDHTCVNTNVSQDHRKLSYDIICQEILPLVEKDPSLKVKTIISHIVATYNYTPSYRKAWLAKTKAIEVVYGNWEDSYKRLPHFLYALQIYAPGTVTILETLPAQSPDGTSLQGNVIFHRLFWAFRPCVQGFSYCKPILQIDGTWLYGKYKGTMLMVVAQDGNSNIFPVAFALVEGETAGRWGFFLRNLRTHVAPQPGLCLISDRHAAIESAYNNPANGWQNPTLTHVYSANPDAGRWVDNLAREKWTRSYDNGKRWGHMTTNLVESMNGVFKGIRHLPITALVEATYYRMASLFARRELSGRGRIMLPR, from the exons ATGGCCCCTCCACAATACATTATCAACGCTCATGTTTTTGGCGAGACCTATGACAACGAAGAAGTTGGTTTTTTGTTTAGAAACACTGAGGTTAAACGATTTTGTTTAAGCAGAAAAGCGAATTTCAGTTACTTCAAAGGGAGATTAGAGACGAAGCTTGCAATGGGTGGTGTATCCCAGATTTTTTACCAATACCGATTTCTTCGTGGAGACAACCCGGTCAAGTCTATCCAAGTTGAGATCAAAGACGATGAAGACATGCAGAATATGTTTGCCAATCATGAGTATTCTGGTTACGAATGCATAGAACTGTATGTTACTCTACCAGAAGTTCAACCCACGCAAATGGTTGAGTCACAAGTCATTGATGCACTTGGAGACGAGCAAGCAGAGGTCGACGttgtagatgaagaagaagaagcaccggaAATAGAAGTTGATAACCTGGTAAACGAGGAAAGTGAAGATGAACCGGAAGTTGTTGTACCACGAGATCAAGTGCATATGCCTCCAGTGCACATGAGGAACCTGAATTTTGATGGGGATGACGAACCATCGACTGATATTTTCTATGATCCATACACCCAAACAGATCAACGGTTAAAAGTAGGAGACAGATTtcgttctaaggaggcatgtatcATGGCCATTAAAAGATTTCATATGGCAAACAATGTTGATTTTAGAGTTGATCGCGCCAATGTCGAAAGGTACAAAATTTACTGTAGAAACACTGattgtggattcaggttgcatgcatcatacaggaAGAGAAGTGACTCATGGGTTATAGGATATATTTCCCAAGATCACACATGTGTTAACACAAATGTTTCACAAGATCACCGTAAGCTAAGTTATGACATTATTTGTCAAGAAATCTTGCCTCTAGTTGAAAAAGATCCATCGTTAAAGGTGAAAACGATAATCTCTCATATCGTTGCCACGTACAACTACACTCCGTCTTATAGAAAGGCGTGGCTGGCGAAGACCAAGGCGATCGAAGTTGTGTATGGAAATTGGGAGGATTCGTATAAACGACTCCCACATTTCTTATATGCGCTTCAAATTTATGCTCCTGGAACTGTTACTATTTTAGAGACCCTTCCGGCGCAATCTCCAGACGGAACATCACTTCAAGGAAATGTGATATTCCACAGGCTCTTCTGGGCTTTCCGCCCATGTGTACAAGGATTTTCATATtgcaaaccaattcttcaaatagaTGGAACTTGGTTGTACGGAAAATATAAAGGCACCATGTTGATGGTTGTGGCTCAAGACGGAAATAGTAACATCTTTCCTGTTGCTTTCGCTCTTGTGGAAGGAGAAACTGCTGGACGTTGGGGTTTCTTTCTCAGAAATCTTCGGACACACGTTGCCCCCCAACCTGGACTTTGCTTGATTTCAGACAGACATGCTGCCATCGAGAGTGCgtacaacaatccagcaaacgggtGGCAAAACCCTACATTAACGCATGTTTACT cggcaaatccagatgcaggcagaTGGGTAGACAATCTTGCTAGAGAGAAATGGACCAGATCATACGACAACGGGAAGCGATGGGGGCACATGACTACGAATCTTGTGGAGTCTATGAACGGGGTGTTTAAGGGCATCAGACACCTTCCGATTACTGCCTTGGTGGAagcaacatactataggatggCTTCTCTTTTCGCAAGAAGAG AATTATCTGGTAGGGGGCGTATAATGCTTCCAAGGTGA